ATGGCGAGGAAACAATGGCCGGCATAATGTGACCCATCTTAAGTAGCTGTTTAGTCACGGCCCAGCAACGATGAGATACGTGACGATAATTCTCATGCCGGCTTCAGTCCGCACGGCCGCTTATAATTAAACGGACGGTGCATCACAATTACTTTGGCCTCTCAGCGCGAAGGAGCAACTTTCACGTTACGCCCCAGCGGCGAAGGAGAATTGAATCGTTTAATTTTGACAGCAAACCGTTCGTACCTATTGTGTATTAGTGACGCCTGCGTACATTGTTACTCATCACCGCGCACAATTAAttgcagaaattaaattaagcgTCAGATTATGcatgatttattataaatgtatttggtgcgcaattttaaaaaacacaatttcgaaattttgagAACGACGCGAGAGAACAAAATCTACTTTGCATTTCTGAAagaattctttaatatttaaaatcaagcAACACTTCCTAATTAAGTTTCACTtttctgttaaattttaactgaagaaacttgtaatttatttaaaagtttatccAACACGGAATCGCGATCCTTTATTTTACATACGAATAATTAGTTacttttgcataattaattagtttttataaagatGAAAGTATCGATTTAATGATAGCTTAGTTCTCACAGTCGGTAGAAAACGAGCGCGTTCGCATTAACCTTCTTTGCGTGACACTTTTGAAAGATACTCTCGTGATCTCTTCCGGCGTGCAAACGTTTAACCGGAAACGTCACTCGGCAAAAGTTTggcaaaacaaattaataaataataactgtgATTATTCGTAAATACTTATGATTGACACGGTCTATCTCGCCGCTCGTGACACTTGGCGCAATTCACGACCGAGTGTCTTTCGAATCCTTTCGCGACGCCGCGGAGTTTCTCCTTTACCTCGGCGCTGCTCCTCACTCATGCGCTACATGTCTACGCACGCATTACAGGCGAGAATGGAGGTTTACGGCGTGCAATAAGAAAGCGCCCGTACGCACGGACGTGCCGCGTGTGCGTATCTCTTAACGGAGCTTTGCGCGAAGCGCGGATTCGGATCTGCGATCGTCACTGCTGGGACAAAACGTGGAAAGCATGTAATTGCGCGGAGTACGAACGGGCGGTTGTCCGTAGCCACGGTCACAGTCGGAATGCTTTCTCGGTCAGAAGATGTAGCGCTGCACGGCGGGATGATTTTATCTGTCCAGATACTACGTTTGTAATCGACCGCCGCGAATTCTAACCCTTTAAACGGAACCGCAAATAAAAGAACCCATTCGACGGTTCGCATTAATCCGAGTATATCGATGCAGCGCGACTGAATTATTTAGAAAGTACATCGGCGCGATATCGTCCGGTTAGAGTTTCCACATCGCTTCTGcgtcgttttattttttacatagatcaTCGCTGGATGCgcgtacaaaaaaaaataaaaatagatcgCGTCTCGGTTTCTTCGCGGCAATTTTATTACCTGTCTGAAAGTGGAAAATTTTCCCGCAGACGTACAAGTATCACGAGTCCGCCGTCTATAAATAACAAAGCGGGGTGGAAAAATTGTGAGCGGTTAATGACGTGCGGATATGTAAACAGGAAAGGTGGATGTATGACATGGTTGTGGcgaaataagataaaatctaCATTGCGAGCTGTGAAACCTGCTCTTATGATATCGCTTGAAAGTCACTCTGTCTAAAAGGaatcttttaatttgaatCTAATAGGCTGTCGGCGGCGTGCAATTATTTTTGGTATTGACACAGATTAAGCTGACGTCCCGTATCGTAAGTGCATACCGTTAATTACACGCACACGCGCCACACTCAAACAGTCTCTCGGTGGACTCGCAATAATTATAGGCATCCCACAACTTTCTGAGCTCAACCGGTAATTTTCAGAGTTTTTCTTTGGTGAAACTACGTTACTCCAACGTTGTAGGATATTGCGAACAGGTGTATTTCGCcacgaaatatatttcagacGACGATAATTTGGATAATATCTAGAATGcgatggaaataaaaatactgcaGTGCACTTGATCGATTGGGTTTTAACGagtaatttgtttaatttacagTTAATGGCAGCTCCGGCACCATCGTCGTTCGCGTTGGTAACAATCGGCCGGACTTGGGAATGAATCCCATTTGCAATCGGTTCTCCGGAACTCTGGAGGAAGGGCAGTCCCTCTTCCTGCCTTGCAACCCGCCGATGCCGGGAGCTTTCGTCTCGGTGCACCTCGAGGCGACAGTATCCGCCGATATTCCCGTGCAGCTGTCCTTGTGCGAGGCGTTCGTCTATACCGATCAAGTACGTTTagtaatatgcaaaataacaGGGACTCATCGCGAGACAAAATTAAGCACGTCTTCTGCCCTTCTCTTCGCCTCTGTCACAATTgattatgagaaaaataaatgcaggCTCTGCCGATCGAGAGGTGTCCTCAATTTCGGGATCAGCCGCCAGGATCTACGGCGACCTACAACGGCAAGTgctacatattttacaatcaCCAGCCGTTGATGTTTGGCGAGGCTCTGAACTTCTGCCGCAAGCGAGACGGCACGCTCGTGGACGAAAGTAATCCCGCTCTGCAGGGATTCGTTTCGTGGGAGCTGTGGAGGCGGCATAGGTATGCAAAATCGAACGGaacagttatttttaaacaacattaaaatttaaatattaaaaaactaatgcTTTGAagcataattaatacaaatttgctTGATTGTTAACGAAGGAGCGACACATCCAGTCAGTATTGGATGGGCGCGGTTAGGGATGAGAAAGATCCGACGTTGTGGAGGTGGACCGGAAGTGGTGAGGAGGTGTCCGTCTCGTTCTGGAGCACGCCGCAAGGCATCGAAAACAATTGCGCTCGGTACGACGGCAACAAAGGCTGGCTTTGGTCGGCTACACCTTGCGTAGCCCGGCTTAATTTCATCTGTCAGCATCGTaagtttaattgtattttttattgtattaccATATTGTTAGAATTTTTCATCTTGATAACGTTTTGttatcaatttgcaattactttatgcgaaattaattttacctgATTTGTTTCCCCGCTATGCTCGTatgcattttattacagaagcATTGTCCgtccattttttattgaaataataataatattgctcTCTTAGAACCACGGGCCTGCGGCAGACCCGAGCAGCCGCCGAATTCCACGATGATAGTGTCCACTGGCCCGTCCACCAGGATTTCCAGTGGCGTGTACGAAGTCGGAGCGGCGGTGGAGTACAGTTGTAACGCGGGCAGCCTTCTGATCGGGCCGGCGACTCGCACTTGCCTCGACACCGGTTTCTACAACGAGTTTCCGCCGGTGTGCAAAAGTAAGCGATCGTCGAAGAAAACCGCACTGAAATTATCACGGACGCGACTCACAGCACAATGCGCTCTGATCGTTTTAGGTATTGAGTGCGGCTATCCCGCGAGCATAGAACACGGTGGCTACACGCTCATCAATAACACCGTCAGTTACCTCAGCCAAGTGCTTTACTCCTGCGAAGAGGGATACGAGATGACCGGTGAGCATTACGGTCGATCGCGACTGAACACGTAGAATCTTGCAAAGCATCTTGCGTCAATCGTCAAATAAATCTTGCGagaaaatgtttacaaatgtATCTGTAATCGTGCAGGTCGCGCCCGGTTGACCTGCGACATCGACGAACGTTGGAACGGTCCGCCGCCGCGATGCGAGCCGGTTCGCTGCGATCCACCGGCCACGGTCGCGCACAGTTCCATCCGAATAGACGATGGCAACAAAGGCAAAAATGTTCCGGCACGGAATAACTTCAATCAAAGTCTGCTGGTCGGCAGTATCGTCACTTACACGTGCGACAAAGGCTATCAGCTCGATGGTGTCCGGCAAATACTCTGTTTAGCTACTGGATTGTACGATCACGTCCCACCCACTTGCACAGGTATTTAACTTTCTAATGAAAATAAGTAGTGATAGTATAATTCTGTGCATAGTCtaaagcaataaatataattagaaatgagatatttttagtagtttcataaaattcaataacaaaaagtataaaacaGAAACGTCAAAGTAGCgctgattaattataataataattgtttgattaaaattaatgtaaatatttaaaaattgttacaaaatattatatattatatatttattcaacgcacgaattttttttattaaaagaacaaCGAACAAGCGTTCCTACGCGACCAACAGTGCGTCCATCGACTCAGAAAATTCGGCCGTACCTCACCCCGAGAATCAGGACCACAACGAGCACGTCGACGGTCAGCACTAGCACCTCGCTGCCGCCGAAGAACGTGGGCAACACTGCGGAATTGCCCGCAACGGTGAGAGAGACCGTCTCGAGGAGGCCGAGCATCGGGCTAAACAAACACGCGCCGTCTTCGTCGGTGGCGAACGATGCCGGCAGCGATCATCCGCAGGACAACGAGATATCCGGAAGCGGCGTGGATCACGCTCAGGCGGGAATCAATGCGGCTGTGCCGGAACCGTCCGGTCCCTTCCGAGTGGATAGCGCCGAGCTGCCTAGCGGCGCCCATCAAGCCAAGCTGAATCTGGGCGCCGTGATCGCCCTAGGAGTGTTCGGCGGCTTTGTGTTCCTCGCCGCGGTGATCACGACGGTCGTTATACTGATACGCAGGTAAGAAGCGGCGCGTCGAACGAACCCCGAGCGATCTCCGATCCGATCGGGTCCGATCTTCGGCCCGTGTATTTTCTCTGTCTCTGATGATACCGTAGCGCACTCTGATATACATAGACGACGTTCGACCGGATCTGTACATTGTATCGCTTTGTATTTGTTTGATCTACTTTCTATCCTCTGTTTTCTTCCTAACTTGCGATACGTAAATGCTGCATTGTAAtctgtatttcttttatagagAATGATTTTTGCTTACTGAAAAACCGCGTGTACATGTCTCGGGCGACGAGTCCCGATGTAACAAACGAGTTCTCTAACATCTCGCAATACCATGTATGGATGAGACTATGCAAAGATAATAGTACTGTACGCCCCTTCATTCATTGATCATTAAGCTTTCTGTAACTTAGCCCGTACTTACTTTAAAACGTAGCCTCAAATTATGCTTTTGCAAAGGAGACGTTTCTAATTTCCTTCAATTTGTTGTCTTCAACTAAACCAATGGTTCTCCAATTCTTAACATAACTCACATATATATGGTCACCtagaaacttaaaaaaaatctgtaaaaaggCGAAAATTGTTTGTCTCTTTGTGAGCATTGGAAATGAGAGTAGATGATGCGAGGAGTGATTAGTGACCGAAAATGTGAAATTGAGAAACATTGGTGTAAGCAAGTTGCGAGATCCAAGATGTAGCGTCAGGGAAAGAGCGAAAGAATCCCACAAGATTGTCTAGTCCACCCATGATGACGATTAACACAGTCCATTTGTGCGTTGCGGTGGttagcggcagcggcagcgtcCGAGGAAGGCGCCGCAGGGGGCTCGGTGGGGTTGGCGCGCTGAGGGGTGGCGGTAGTGGTGGCCTTGGGAGGGGCGACACCGGAATGCCCTCGCGTTGGTATACGCTACTCGCGCTGCCCTTCCCCGACCAGCACCTGGGGCGCCGCGACCTCACGGCCCGCCGCGGTAGCGATCATCCTTACTCCTTCAGCCTGTCGGCGGCTCACCGTGCCGGCTACTTCTCGAATCCCTCTCTCTAGACCGTCTCATCGCCGTCCCTCCCTCtcaacccccccccccccctcgccGTTCGTGAATGAGAGAACCGCTCCCCTAATAAAGCCCGCCAACCACCACTACCACCTCAACCCTCCACGCAACCACCGCCCACTACATCAACCATCATCACGTACCACCACCAACCACCACGCGCCACCCTCGCGAGTGATACTAGTCAAGGTAAACGAGAGCAAGGTTTCTACTGAGCACCTTCTTTAGCTCGTATCGTCGTCGTGTCACGTCACGTCACACCTGCGGAATAGAAAATCGCTTTTGTAGTGCGTTGCACGCACGCGGACGCACCAACACCTTACACCGAAATCAAACAAGTCTCGCCGCGTATTCAAGGTGTTCTAGAGAATAGTCATATCTTGAATACACAAAGACTCGCATAAGAGATGCTTGACAAACatccaaattaaaatatatttctttaatatctttattatttttttatattgcttaaTTATCACGAAATGCGGTCTAGAAGTCTTTAGTATCGTGCCAACCGCGGCGGAAGGTAGTACATTGAGCTCTTATGCACGTTCcacattatttttctaagataCACCGTCTAAGTGTTGGACATCCGCGTTATACGTCATTGCTCAGTAttgtatacaaattttttagaattgtcATGTTAGTGCTtattctctcttctttctttccatCTTCACCCTCGGTCGCAGGTTGCTTAAAGACCGCTTTGGGTCGTAATAACATTCCGAGTTTTCTCTCACccatatataataatgcactTTTACCCACGTGCAAACTTTCTGCTTAAAAACACACGTCATTGTATACTGTATATGTGAATAGATAATGATTTGCACAAAGGATTGGTCCGACTGCTCCGCTATCGCACATAACGCTTGCCTCTCTCTTCACCGCAATCATACTTAGTGCTGTGCAGTAAAAAtgctcataaaatttataactgaaTATTCAGGAAGTAAAATGACTGACGCAATCCACATTCTTACGTAGAAACCGCGGAAGAAGCAGCAAGCATTACCGTCATCGTGCGTCGCCCGACTGCAACACCGTCGCCAGTTTCGACAGCAGTTCC
This window of the Linepithema humile isolate Giens D197 chromosome 1, Lhum_UNIL_v1.0, whole genome shotgun sequence genome carries:
- the LOC105678072 gene encoding uncharacterized protein isoform X1, whose protein sequence is MERKIATFFFLCIALVVKGTNGAGCGYPGAPAHSSVRFTGTDIDDVIDEEDALLKDTALPEGTVATYSCERGFELLGPTRRECQADGTWTPEGVPFCVLNVAGGKAPMQSSSMDGGIPQRAVDGSSGQIYTPQTCTLTRLEHKPWWYVNLLEPYMVQLVRLDFGKPCCVNGSSGTIVVRVGNNRPDLGMNPICNRFSGTLEEGQSLFLPCNPPMPGAFVSVHLEATVSADIPVQLSLCEAFVYTDQALPIERCPQFRDQPPGSTATYNGKCYIFYNHQPLMFGEALNFCRKRDGTLVDESNPALQGFVSWELWRRHRSDTSSQYWMGAVRDEKDPTLWRWTGSGEEVSVSFWSTPQGIENNCARYDGNKGWLWSATPCVARLNFICQHQPRACGRPEQPPNSTMIVSTGPSTRISSGVYEVGAAVEYSCNAGSLLIGPATRTCLDTGFYNEFPPVCKSIECGYPASIEHGGYTLINNTVSYLSQVLYSCEEGYEMTGRARLTCDIDERWNGPPPRCEPVRCDPPATVAHSSIRIDDGNKGKNVPARNNFNQSLLVGSIVTYTCDKGYQLDGVRQILCLATGLYDHVPPTCTEQRTSVPTRPTVRPSTQKIRPYLTPRIRTTTSTSTVSTSTSLPPKNVGNTAELPATVRETVSRRPSIGLNKHAPSSSVANDAGSDHPQDNEISGSGVDHAQAGINAAVPEPSGPFRVDSAELPSGAHQAKLNLGAVIALGVFGGFVFLAAVITTVVILIRRNRGRSSKHYRHRASPDCNTVASFDSSSSESRGGLNRYYRQAWENLHETAGHKANHPPLRRKETLDEPGYRENFRGNNTERDGSELVVSDVAAYPSNKHASISDKKRHHHHHHHHHGSATPDWRQSQSHHRY
- the LOC105678072 gene encoding uncharacterized protein isoform X2 yields the protein MQSSSMDGGIPQRAVDGSSGQIYTPQTCTLTRLEHKPWWYVNLLEPYMVQLVRLDFGKPCCVNGSSGTIVVRVGNNRPDLGMNPICNRFSGTLEEGQSLFLPCNPPMPGAFVSVHLEATVSADIPVQLSLCEAFVYTDQALPIERCPQFRDQPPGSTATYNGKCYIFYNHQPLMFGEALNFCRKRDGTLVDESNPALQGFVSWELWRRHRSDTSSQYWMGAVRDEKDPTLWRWTGSGEEVSVSFWSTPQGIENNCARYDGNKGWLWSATPCVARLNFICQHQPRACGRPEQPPNSTMIVSTGPSTRISSGVYEVGAAVEYSCNAGSLLIGPATRTCLDTGFYNEFPPVCKSIECGYPASIEHGGYTLINNTVSYLSQVLYSCEEGYEMTGRARLTCDIDERWNGPPPRCEPVRCDPPATVAHSSIRIDDGNKGKNVPARNNFNQSLLVGSIVTYTCDKGYQLDGVRQILCLATGLYDHVPPTCTEQRTSVPTRPTVRPSTQKIRPYLTPRIRTTTSTSTVSTSTSLPPKNVGNTAELPATVRETVSRRPSIGLNKHAPSSSVANDAGSDHPQDNEISGSGVDHAQAGINAAVPEPSGPFRVDSAELPSGAHQAKLNLGAVIALGVFGGFVFLAAVITTVVILIRRNRGRSSKHYRHRASPDCNTVASFDSSSSESRGGLNRYYRQAWENLHETAGHKANHPPLRRKETLDEPGYRENFRGNNTERDGSELVVSDVAAYPSNKHASISDKKRHHHHHHHHHGSATPDWRQSQSHHRY